The Haloarchaeobius amylolyticus genome window below encodes:
- a CDS encoding amidohydrolase family protein, with product MSLPSVVDPDDPRIIDTHAHQPTEEFLFDAGGEMMQDAAKRFGKEMVPNSYEEMIEEYRAVGIDKAVLLGWDAETNTGNPPVPNEYVAEVRDEHDDFFVGFGSVDPLKDDCVEEARRCVEDLDLVGFKFQQIAQGFDPSDPEHDELWDTIEDLGVPCVFHGGNSTLGACAPGGRGLKIKYGDPMLLDDVAAEHPDLQILIAHPAFPWEKEQLAICQQKGNVYMDLSGWMPAYIDDQVLHYAKTLLKDKVMFGTDYPMLDPEKWLHQFAELDFPEEVQRKILWENAEEFLGLN from the coding sequence ATGAGCCTCCCGAGCGTCGTCGACCCCGACGACCCGCGAATCATCGACACGCACGCCCACCAGCCGACGGAGGAGTTCCTCTTCGACGCCGGCGGCGAGATGATGCAGGACGCCGCGAAGCGCTTCGGCAAGGAGATGGTGCCGAACTCCTACGAGGAGATGATCGAGGAGTACCGCGCCGTCGGCATCGATAAGGCGGTCCTGCTCGGCTGGGACGCCGAGACCAACACCGGCAACCCGCCGGTCCCGAACGAGTACGTCGCCGAGGTCCGCGACGAGCACGACGACTTCTTCGTCGGGTTCGGGAGCGTCGACCCCCTCAAGGACGACTGCGTCGAGGAGGCCCGTCGCTGCGTGGAGGACCTGGACCTCGTCGGCTTCAAGTTCCAGCAGATCGCCCAGGGGTTCGACCCCTCCGACCCCGAGCACGACGAGCTGTGGGACACCATCGAGGACCTCGGCGTCCCGTGTGTCTTCCACGGCGGGAACTCGACGCTCGGCGCCTGCGCACCCGGCGGGCGCGGCCTGAAGATCAAGTACGGCGACCCGATGCTGCTCGACGACGTGGCGGCCGAGCACCCCGACCTCCAGATACTCATCGCGCACCCGGCGTTCCCGTGGGAGAAGGAGCAACTCGCCATCTGCCAGCAGAAGGGCAACGTCTACATGGACCTCTCGGGCTGGATGCCGGCGTACATCGACGACCAGGTGCTGCACTACGCGAAGACCCTGCTGAAGGACAAGGTCATGTTCGGGACCGACTACCCGATGCTCGACCCCGAGAAGTGGCTCCACCAGTTCGCCGAACTGGACTTCCCGGAGGAGGTCCAGCGCAAGATCCTCTGGGAGAACGCAGAGGAGTTCCTCGGCCTGAACTGA
- a CDS encoding VOC family protein, with protein MDLHIDHVATAWTDREAAEAACRAVGLPTTYGGEHADGTTEMSIVGFPDGSYLELITATGEATPSRWPEFIRGDAGPCAWCIRTEDLRGALRRALDTGLRVAGPDRDGRERPDGLHVEWETAILGDSLGATLPFCIEDRTPRRYRVTPHEDLADGPLRGIAEVVVLTKDAAPLAQDFDRAFRLPQPETVDPTGFGATLHRFPGAAVALAEPTGDRLGGRLDDFGPAPCAVLLEATDLDHARDAFSLGEPVSWGEDRVAWFDHPRLHRQIGVVEYAH; from the coding sequence ATGGACCTGCACATCGACCACGTCGCCACCGCCTGGACCGACCGTGAGGCCGCCGAGGCCGCCTGCCGCGCCGTCGGCCTCCCGACCACCTACGGCGGCGAGCACGCCGACGGAACGACCGAGATGAGCATCGTCGGCTTCCCGGACGGGAGCTATCTCGAACTCATCACGGCAACCGGCGAGGCCACCCCGAGCCGATGGCCCGAGTTCATCCGGGGTGACGCCGGCCCCTGTGCGTGGTGCATCCGGACCGAGGACCTCCGCGGGGCGTTGCGCCGGGCACTCGACACCGGCCTGCGCGTGGCGGGCCCGGACCGCGACGGCCGCGAGCGCCCCGACGGCCTGCACGTGGAGTGGGAGACGGCGATCCTCGGCGACTCCCTCGGCGCGACGCTCCCGTTCTGCATCGAGGACCGGACCCCGCGGCGCTACCGCGTGACCCCGCACGAGGACCTCGCGGACGGGCCACTCCGGGGTATCGCCGAGGTCGTCGTCCTGACGAAGGACGCCGCGCCGCTGGCACAGGACTTCGACCGGGCGTTCCGCCTCCCGCAGCCCGAGACCGTCGACCCGACCGGGTTCGGCGCGACCCTGCACCGGTTCCCCGGCGCGGCGGTCGCGCTCGCGGAACCGACCGGCGACCGCCTCGGCGGGAGGCTCGACGACTTCGGGCCGGCGCCCTGCGCCGTCCTGCTGGAGGCGACCGACCTCGACCACGCCCGGGACGCCTTCTCGCTCGGAGAGCCGGTCTCGTGGGGCGAGGACCGCGTGGCGTGGTTCGACCACCCGCGGCTGCACCGGCAGATCGGGGTCGTCGAGTACGCGCACTGA
- a CDS encoding alpha/beta fold hydrolase, producing the protein MFPSVETGTLAGHPFVRTGDGPRTLVVIPGLNDPLHTVGDSWWFPRLMAVYLGRYADTHTAYMVSRPHGIQPGTTVADMARDYEAVLDALDAEETPVDVMGLSMGGFLLQALAASDDRVDRAVLGLSAARLGDEGRAVVERWRDWGERGRWGPIYREAYGIVADGVLARVLQTGSVGYDLLYDPVDPQDFLVSADACLAFDGRDLLPEMDCPTLVVGGDADVFFTAADYREAVGALPAGTLAMLRGAGHESVIEHPDAFDGSIRRFLRD; encoded by the coding sequence GTGTTTCCCTCCGTCGAGACCGGCACCCTCGCCGGTCACCCCTTCGTCAGGACCGGTGACGGTCCCCGGACGCTCGTCGTGATTCCGGGCCTGAACGACCCGCTGCACACGGTCGGCGACTCGTGGTGGTTCCCGCGCCTGATGGCGGTCTACCTCGGGCGATACGCCGACACCCACACCGCCTACATGGTCAGTCGCCCCCACGGCATCCAGCCCGGGACGACCGTCGCCGACATGGCCCGCGACTACGAGGCCGTCCTCGACGCGCTCGACGCCGAGGAGACGCCCGTCGACGTGATGGGGCTCTCGATGGGTGGGTTCCTTTTGCAGGCACTCGCCGCCAGTGACGACCGGGTCGACCGCGCGGTCCTCGGGCTGTCGGCGGCACGCCTCGGCGACGAGGGGCGCGCGGTCGTCGAACGCTGGCGCGACTGGGGCGAGCGCGGCCGGTGGGGACCCATCTACCGCGAGGCATACGGCATCGTCGCCGACGGGGTCCTCGCCCGCGTCCTGCAGACCGGGTCGGTCGGCTACGACCTGCTGTACGACCCGGTCGACCCGCAGGACTTCCTCGTCTCGGCGGACGCCTGCCTCGCCTTCGACGGCCGCGACCTGCTCCCCGAGATGGACTGCCCGACGCTGGTGGTCGGGGGCGACGCGGACGTGTTCTTCACGGCCGCGGACTACCGCGAGGCCGTCGGCGCGCTCCCGGCGGGGACGCTGGCGATGCTCCGCGGGGCGGGCCACGAGTCGGTCATCGAGCACCCGGACGCCTTCGACGGAAGCATCAGGCGGTTTCTCCGGGACTGA
- a CDS encoding RDD family protein encodes MTETIEKTLHLAKWETRFGAWLIDVVLVSVVLGVFDEFLVGLPSLLSVEFGTIGGFSTFAGTNGLALFVYWTLSEGIWGQSAGKMVLNLRVTDRRGNHPDFLAAAVQAFGKAFFLPIDCLVGWLAMEGKKLRLTNRLSNTIVISVPAEEPEGVEYVIPEE; translated from the coding sequence ATGACTGAAACTATCGAGAAGACCCTGCACCTCGCGAAGTGGGAGACCCGGTTCGGCGCCTGGCTCATCGACGTGGTCCTCGTGAGCGTCGTCCTCGGGGTGTTCGACGAGTTCCTCGTCGGGCTGCCCTCGCTCCTCTCCGTCGAGTTCGGCACCATCGGCGGGTTCAGCACGTTCGCGGGCACCAACGGCCTCGCGCTGTTCGTCTACTGGACGCTCTCGGAGGGCATCTGGGGGCAGTCCGCCGGGAAGATGGTGTTGAACCTCCGCGTGACCGACCGGCGCGGGAACCACCCGGACTTCCTCGCCGCCGCGGTCCAGGCGTTCGGGAAGGCCTTCTTCCTGCCCATCGACTGCCTCGTCGGCTGGCTGGCGATGGAGGGCAAGAAGCTCCGCCTGACCAACCGGCTCTCGAACACCATCGTCATCTCGGTCCCCGCCGAGGAGCCCGAGGGCGTCGAGTACGTGATTCCAGAGGAGTGA
- a CDS encoding enoyl-CoA hydratase/isomerase family protein, which produces MRIEDDDGVRTITFDRPNVMNAMNLEVAQELAEAVAAADPVEHDAVVITGDDPAFSAGGDIQAMKEREEGPREAYERVAETFNRAATEMLNCDVPIVAKVNGDCVGAGLALVAAADFAYTVPDATFSCAFIRVGLIPDTAATFTLPRLVGLRTAKRLTFTGEFFDGEDAAEMDLVNEAVPAEELDEVVDEMVGKLSRRPTRTIGMTKQAIHENLDNDWRKALDYENMMQVQAYMSDEHEEGVDAFLEGRDPEWD; this is translated from the coding sequence ATGCGCATCGAGGACGACGACGGCGTACGTACCATCACCTTCGACCGACCGAACGTCATGAACGCGATGAACCTGGAGGTCGCCCAGGAACTCGCGGAGGCCGTCGCGGCGGCCGACCCCGTCGAGCACGACGCGGTCGTCATCACGGGCGACGACCCGGCCTTCTCCGCGGGCGGGGACATCCAGGCGATGAAGGAGCGCGAGGAGGGCCCGCGCGAGGCCTACGAGCGCGTCGCGGAGACGTTCAACCGCGCCGCCACCGAGATGCTGAACTGCGACGTGCCCATCGTCGCGAAGGTAAACGGTGACTGCGTGGGCGCCGGGCTGGCCCTCGTCGCCGCCGCGGACTTCGCGTACACGGTCCCGGACGCGACGTTCTCCTGTGCGTTCATCCGGGTCGGCCTCATCCCCGACACCGCGGCGACGTTCACCCTGCCGCGACTCGTGGGCCTGCGCACCGCGAAGCGCCTCACCTTCACGGGCGAGTTCTTCGACGGCGAGGACGCCGCCGAGATGGACCTCGTGAACGAGGCGGTCCCCGCCGAGGAACTCGACGAGGTCGTCGACGAGATGGTCGGCAAGCTCTCGCGCCGGCCGACCCGCACCATCGGGATGACCAAGCAGGCCATCCACGAGAACCTCGACAACGACTGGCGGAAGGCGCTCGACTACGAGAACATGATGCAGGTGCAGGCGTACATGTCCGACGAGCACGAGGAGGGCGTCGACGCCTTCCTCGAGGGCCGGGACCCCGAGTGGGACTGA
- a CDS encoding hybrid sensor histidine kinase/response regulator, whose product MKWREYGRQGFWQQPIPRRGPDPGEQADAVEGVVAGEALTRREDDSDPSTSGRDSRRFETRTLSDGDETVRVLCVDDDENYVELLSNYLEEENDRLETTAVTSAEAALSALEGTSFDCVVSDYDMPELDGLELLDRVRSTHEDLPFLLVTGKGSEEIASEAISEGVTEYLQKGTGREQFAVLANRIERAAEAYRAKQALAESERKLATLISNVPGMVYRCRNDRDWTMEFVSEGCRELTGYDPEEIESGTVSFGRDVIHPDDREDVWETVQDHLGEREPFELTYRILPKEGTRKWVFEQGRGVFEGDELRSIEGVITDVTDIKERELRFEAIFNQTFQFMGLLEPDGTILEANDTALEFGGFDREDVVGDLLWNTPWFPEDEVEHVRDLVDRAADGEFVRTEMDVIGADRLARVDFSIKPVTDEDGDVVLLVPEGRDITNRIERERELERERDRLDEFTSVVSHDLRNPLTVARTSLELAREDPDPEHFDRVERAHERIETLIDDLLTLAREGQRVEETEPVDLCRVAEAAWQTIESDDASLSVPGAEYVVEADEPRLRQLFENLFSNAVAYGGDSVRVEVGSLDGDDDGFYVADDGPGIPPEEREDVFEHGYSTADEGTGFGLSIVESIAEAHGWSIDVTEGEDGGARFEVVTGECTRKPPSEEMTTAEEPPTAEE is encoded by the coding sequence ATGAAGTGGAGGGAGTACGGCAGGCAGGGGTTCTGGCAGCAACCGATACCGCGTCGCGGTCCCGACCCCGGCGAGCAGGCCGACGCGGTCGAGGGAGTGGTCGCTGGCGAAGCCCTCACCAGGAGAGAGGACGATTCCGACCCGTCGACGAGCGGTCGGGACAGCAGGCGCTTCGAGACCCGAACGCTCTCCGACGGGGACGAGACCGTCCGCGTCCTCTGTGTCGACGACGACGAGAACTACGTGGAGTTGCTGTCGAACTACCTCGAGGAGGAGAACGACCGGCTTGAGACGACGGCGGTGACCAGCGCCGAGGCCGCCCTGTCTGCACTCGAAGGGACCTCCTTCGACTGCGTGGTCAGCGACTACGACATGCCCGAGCTGGACGGCCTCGAGCTACTGGACCGGGTCCGGTCGACGCACGAGGACCTCCCGTTCCTGCTGGTCACCGGGAAAGGGAGCGAGGAGATCGCGAGCGAGGCCATCAGCGAGGGGGTGACCGAGTACCTCCAGAAGGGGACCGGCCGCGAACAGTTCGCCGTCCTCGCGAACCGCATCGAGCGCGCCGCCGAGGCCTACCGGGCGAAGCAGGCCCTCGCGGAGAGCGAGCGCAAACTGGCCACGCTCATCAGCAACGTCCCGGGGATGGTCTACCGCTGTCGGAACGACCGGGACTGGACGATGGAGTTCGTGAGCGAGGGCTGTCGCGAGCTGACCGGATACGACCCCGAGGAGATCGAGTCCGGGACGGTCTCGTTCGGCCGCGACGTCATCCACCCCGACGACCGCGAGGACGTGTGGGAGACGGTCCAGGACCATCTCGGCGAGCGGGAACCGTTCGAGCTCACCTACCGAATCCTGCCGAAGGAGGGGACCCGCAAGTGGGTGTTCGAGCAGGGTCGGGGGGTCTTCGAGGGCGACGAGTTGCGCTCCATCGAGGGCGTCATCACCGACGTCACCGACATCAAAGAGCGCGAACTCCGGTTCGAGGCCATCTTCAACCAGACGTTCCAGTTCATGGGCCTGCTCGAACCCGACGGCACCATCCTCGAGGCCAACGACACCGCCCTGGAGTTCGGCGGGTTCGACCGCGAGGACGTGGTCGGCGACCTGCTCTGGAACACGCCCTGGTTCCCGGAGGACGAGGTCGAGCACGTCAGGGACCTCGTCGACCGCGCCGCCGACGGGGAGTTCGTCCGGACCGAGATGGACGTCATCGGTGCCGACCGGCTGGCCCGCGTCGACTTCTCCATCAAACCCGTCACCGACGAGGACGGCGACGTGGTCCTGCTGGTGCCCGAGGGCCGGGACATCACCAACCGCATCGAACGCGAGCGCGAACTCGAACGCGAGCGCGACCGCCTCGACGAGTTCACGAGCGTCGTCAGCCACGACCTCCGCAACCCGCTGACGGTCGCCCGCACGTCGCTCGAACTCGCCCGCGAGGACCCCGACCCCGAGCACTTCGACCGGGTGGAGCGAGCCCACGAGCGCATCGAGACGCTCATCGACGACCTGCTGACGCTCGCCCGCGAGGGCCAGCGCGTCGAGGAGACCGAACCGGTCGACCTCTGCCGGGTGGCCGAGGCCGCCTGGCAGACCATCGAGTCCGACGACGCCTCGCTCTCGGTCCCGGGCGCCGAGTACGTCGTCGAGGCCGACGAGCCGCGGCTGCGCCAGCTGTTCGAGAACCTCTTCTCGAACGCCGTGGCGTACGGCGGCGACAGCGTCCGGGTCGAGGTCGGCTCCCTCGACGGCGACGACGACGGCTTCTACGTCGCCGACGACGGCCCGGGCATCCCGCCAGAGGAACGAGAGGACGTGTTCGAGCACGGCTACTCGACCGCCGACGAGGGCACGGGGTTCGGGCTCTCCATCGTCGAGAGCATCGCCGAGGCACACGGGTGGTCCATCGACGTGACCGAGGGCGAGGACGGTGGTGCGCGCTTCGAGGTGGTCACCGGCGAGTGTACGCGGAAGCCGCCGAGCGAGGAGATGACGACGGCCGAGGAGCCGCCCACGGCCGAGGAGTGA
- a CDS encoding PaaI family thioesterase: MDIEEFFETMPFADLLGVDVTEAEDGHAEGRLEMREDLSWNADQLMAHGGVTFTLADTVGGAALVSLVDQPVPTIDMRIDYLAAGTGDLYAEADVVRCGKNVGTVDVDVYAADDDTLIADARGVYKTG, translated from the coding sequence ATGGACATCGAGGAGTTCTTCGAGACGATGCCGTTCGCCGACCTGCTCGGCGTGGACGTGACCGAGGCCGAGGACGGCCACGCGGAGGGTCGCCTGGAGATGCGCGAGGACCTGTCGTGGAACGCCGACCAGCTGATGGCCCACGGGGGCGTGACGTTCACGCTCGCGGACACCGTCGGCGGCGCGGCGCTGGTCTCGCTGGTCGACCAGCCGGTACCGACCATCGACATGCGCATCGACTACCTCGCTGCTGGCACGGGCGACCTCTACGCCGAGGCCGACGTGGTCCGCTGCGGGAAGAACGTGGGGACGGTCGACGTGGACGTGTACGCCGCGGACGACGACACGCTCATCGCGGACGCACGCGGTGTGTACAAGACGGGCTAG
- a CDS encoding helix-turn-helix domain-containing protein has product MIDECLVVEFRVTGDDCPLADATRKTGSSVDARPPQRRSDQNALLRFSAGAGPELAEVLDADDRIRYLHASHTDDRVNFRCLSKHPCVVHTLSDAGFMAESLRYRDGIETYTGAVVGYDVLEGVLEAAGETVGVTLERIYPLGSEDDEVVARRWGFTPAQEEALRAANELGYFEVPRQVTAGEVADALGISKSAFLERLRRGQSALFAQVFE; this is encoded by the coding sequence GTGATAGACGAGTGCCTCGTGGTCGAATTCCGGGTGACCGGTGACGACTGTCCGCTGGCCGATGCGACGCGCAAGACCGGGAGTAGCGTCGACGCTCGCCCGCCACAGCGTCGGAGCGACCAGAACGCACTCCTGCGGTTCAGTGCGGGTGCCGGCCCCGAACTGGCGGAGGTGCTCGACGCCGACGACCGCATCCGGTACCTCCACGCCTCGCACACCGACGACCGGGTGAACTTCCGGTGTCTCTCGAAGCACCCCTGCGTCGTCCACACGCTCTCGGACGCGGGGTTCATGGCCGAGTCGCTGCGGTACCGCGACGGCATCGAGACCTACACCGGCGCGGTCGTGGGGTACGACGTGCTGGAGGGGGTCCTCGAAGCCGCGGGCGAGACCGTCGGCGTGACGCTCGAACGGATCTACCCGCTCGGGAGCGAGGACGACGAGGTCGTCGCCCGCCGGTGGGGGTTCACGCCCGCACAGGAGGAGGCGCTCCGGGCCGCCAACGAGCTGGGGTACTTCGAGGTCCCCCGGCAGGTGACGGCGGGCGAGGTGGCCGACGCGCTCGGCATCAGCAAGTCGGCGTTCCTCGAACGCCTGCGACGGGGCCAGTCGGCACTGTTCGCGCAGGTGTTCGAGTGA
- the paaA gene encoding 1,2-phenylacetyl-CoA epoxidase subunit PaaA produces the protein MDIEEVKARAGPREFSPKDDMPEEYRKAATRMIQFHANSEIMGAYLEKPFIRQAPSLDRKLAFSAKVQDEIGHGQLLYRAAESLGIKTRDEMLDELAEGKGKFLNCFHYPMDSWVETPMIAFFVDGAAMRRQATLKSTSWEPYAHAMDKVCFEEGFHVKHGEAILYELMTGSKKEQEMTQEAFELWWPRIIQFFGPTNEKSTHHGFASEVGLKQMSNDELRTAFLNAYIPKAEKYGLEIPDEPRIHKNDDGTYEVVEEDLDWDEFFTIAKNDYDGSHEQINGRQQAQEAVEWVRESMDRHESRVYGGSQPQAAD, from the coding sequence ATGGACATCGAGGAGGTCAAAGCACGGGCCGGACCCCGGGAGTTCAGCCCCAAGGACGACATGCCAGAGGAGTATCGCAAGGCCGCAACACGGATGATCCAGTTCCACGCGAACTCGGAGATCATGGGCGCGTACCTGGAGAAGCCCTTCATCCGCCAGGCGCCGAGCCTCGACCGCAAACTCGCGTTCAGCGCGAAGGTGCAGGACGAGATCGGCCACGGGCAGTTGCTCTACCGCGCCGCAGAGTCGCTGGGCATCAAGACCCGCGACGAGATGCTCGACGAACTCGCGGAGGGGAAGGGGAAGTTCCTGAACTGCTTCCACTACCCGATGGACTCGTGGGTCGAGACGCCCATGATCGCGTTCTTCGTCGACGGCGCCGCGATGCGCCGCCAGGCCACCCTGAAGTCCACCTCGTGGGAGCCCTACGCCCACGCGATGGACAAGGTCTGTTTCGAGGAGGGCTTCCACGTCAAGCACGGTGAGGCCATCCTCTACGAGCTGATGACCGGCTCGAAGAAGGAACAGGAGATGACCCAGGAGGCCTTCGAGCTGTGGTGGCCGCGCATCATCCAGTTCTTCGGCCCCACCAACGAGAAGTCGACCCACCACGGCTTCGCCAGCGAGGTCGGCCTGAAGCAGATGTCCAACGACGAGCTCCGGACCGCGTTCCTCAACGCGTACATCCCGAAGGCCGAGAAGTACGGCCTCGAGATCCCGGACGAGCCGCGTATCCACAAGAACGACGACGGCACCTACGAGGTCGTCGAGGAGGACCTCGACTGGGACGAGTTCTTCACCATCGCGAAGAACGACTACGACGGCAGCCACGAGCAGATCAACGGCCGCCAGCAGGCCCAGGAGGCCGTCGAGTGGGTCCGCGAATCGATGGACCGCCACGAGAGCCGCGTCTACGGCGGGAGCCAACCGCAGGCAGCCGACTGA
- the paaB gene encoding 1,2-phenylacetyl-CoA epoxidase subunit PaaB, with the protein MIWEVFRQEKAGGYHTHCGNVHAPDREMALMFAEVQHARRKPTNSLWVVPQKEIGEVDTEDAKFGGTTDKAYRWAMTYNFEAAASEVEESESEQATAERERRAQVEKAGGN; encoded by the coding sequence ATGATCTGGGAAGTATTCCGACAGGAGAAAGCCGGTGGGTACCACACCCACTGTGGCAACGTGCACGCGCCGGACCGCGAGATGGCGCTCATGTTCGCCGAGGTACAGCACGCCCGACGCAAGCCGACGAACAGCCTCTGGGTCGTCCCCCAGAAGGAGATCGGCGAGGTCGACACCGAGGACGCGAAGTTCGGCGGCACGACCGACAAGGCCTACCGCTGGGCCATGACGTACAACTTCGAGGCCGCCGCCTCGGAGGTCGAGGAGTCCGAGAGCGAACAGGCGACCGCAGAGCGCGAACGCCGCGCACAGGTCGAGAAGGCAGGTGGTAACTGA
- the paaC gene encoding 1,2-phenylacetyl-CoA epoxidase subunit PaaC, giving the protein MAAAETLPEPQELSEDEREAIEHQLYRLADDEFVIAERYTEWQVRAPTLESDLALANIAQDEYGHARLWYDLLQDWGATESDLIWERPADEWRHATLCELEFEEGDWADAILRSYLYDVAEDIRLRALAESSYPRIRDRVGKILDEEGYHREHAENWLDRLCEEDDGRERVQEALDRLFPYALTLFSPTDEAVEDRIVELGIRSEPLVTMREEWLDEVVPFLESLGLSVDDAELPEQYDMHHSAFQTPDEVGRDQSHTDAWFDLYDDFTHTYEELGRESASRIMKDPDDE; this is encoded by the coding sequence ATGGCAGCAGCCGAGACACTCCCCGAACCGCAAGAACTGTCCGAGGACGAGCGCGAGGCCATCGAGCACCAGCTCTACCGGCTGGCCGACGACGAGTTCGTCATCGCCGAGCGCTACACCGAGTGGCAGGTCAGGGCACCGACGCTCGAGTCCGACCTCGCCCTGGCGAACATCGCCCAGGACGAGTACGGCCACGCCCGCCTCTGGTACGACCTGCTCCAGGACTGGGGCGCGACCGAGTCCGACCTCATCTGGGAGCGCCCGGCCGACGAGTGGCGCCACGCCACCCTCTGTGAACTCGAGTTCGAAGAGGGCGACTGGGCCGACGCCATCCTCCGGTCGTACCTCTACGACGTCGCCGAGGACATCCGACTCCGCGCGCTGGCGGAGTCGTCGTACCCGCGCATCCGCGACCGCGTCGGGAAGATCCTCGACGAGGAGGGCTACCACCGCGAGCACGCCGAGAACTGGCTCGACCGGCTCTGCGAGGAGGACGACGGCCGCGAGCGCGTGCAGGAGGCTCTCGACCGCCTGTTCCCGTACGCGCTGACGCTGTTCTCCCCGACCGACGAGGCGGTCGAGGACCGCATCGTCGAGCTGGGTATCCGCAGCGAACCCCTCGTCACGATGCGCGAGGAGTGGCTCGACGAGGTCGTGCCCTTCCTCGAGTCCCTCGGCCTCAGCGTCGACGACGCCGAACTGCCCGAGCAGTACGACATGCACCACTCGGCGTTCCAGACGCCCGACGAGGTGGGCCGCGACCAGTCCCACACCGACGCCTGGTTCGACCTGTACGACGACTTCACGCACACCTACGAGGAGCTGGGTCGCGAGAGTGCGAGCCGCATCATGAAGGACCCCGACGATGAGTGA
- the paaD gene encoding 1,2-phenylacetyl-CoA epoxidase subunit PaaD, with the protein MSDVYDPDDVPDSVDPQDDDCVDPAGTSACAYTEYVEGEASDEVPATGEDSEGLERDVWDVLYEIEDPEMPISIVDLGLIYGVTADEGTGEVTVDMTLTYSGCPARTMLQDQMREAVAGVEGVSDVDLRLVWSPEWNLEMVTEQGKEDLREFGLSI; encoded by the coding sequence ATGAGTGACGTGTACGACCCGGACGACGTGCCGGACTCGGTCGACCCGCAGGACGACGACTGCGTCGACCCCGCCGGCACGAGCGCCTGCGCGTACACCGAGTACGTCGAGGGCGAAGCGAGCGACGAGGTCCCCGCGACCGGCGAGGACAGCGAGGGCCTCGAACGCGACGTCTGGGACGTACTCTACGAGATCGAGGACCCGGAGATGCCAATCTCCATCGTGGACCTCGGACTCATCTACGGCGTGACCGCGGACGAAGGGACCGGCGAGGTCACCGTCGACATGACGCTGACCTACTCCGGGTGTCCGGCCCGGACGATGCTCCAGGACCAGATGCGCGAGGCCGTCGCGGGCGTGGAGGGCGTCTCCGACGTGGACCTGCGGCTCGTCTGGTCGCCGGAGTGGAACCTGGAGATGGTGACCGAACAGGGCAAGGAAGACCTGCGCGAGTTCGGACTGAGCATATGA
- the paaE gene encoding 1,2-phenylacetyl-CoA epoxidase subunit PaaE codes for MRRPDPSVTTSGDSTGAECPYCGSENTVRDHPKGPSLCRSMHYCNDCDQPFEKME; via the coding sequence ATGAGACGACCCGACCCATCCGTCACGACCAGCGGCGACAGCACGGGCGCGGAGTGCCCCTACTGTGGCTCGGAGAACACCGTCCGGGACCACCCGAAGGGCCCGTCGCTCTGCCGGTCGATGCACTACTGCAACGACTGCGACCAGCCGTTCGAGAAGATGGAGTAA